A portion of the Carya illinoinensis cultivar Pawnee chromosome 11, C.illinoinensisPawnee_v1, whole genome shotgun sequence genome contains these proteins:
- the LOC122282754 gene encoding uncharacterized protein LOC122282754, producing MHRQSLGSPVSKLHGHGGAKDDTLIVEEPKRNDDLYDDNDDEEYKASKPHRLSLSPPPPMPAKYVHFIPLLTLLCFLILYLCSHNPSQSDLAQFHGFKRPAKHIDEINDVDRFIDLQKGDVLAIRSLRNLQELEKRSPKSRSHRKHADF from the exons aTGCATAGACAGTCTCTGGGGTCACCAGTCTCGAAGCTCCACGGCCATGGCGGAGCCAAGGACGACACCCTCATAGTCGAAGAGCCAAAGCGCAACGACGACCTTTATGACGACAACGACGACGAGGAGTACAAAGCATCGAAACCTCACCGTCTGTCTTTGTCGCCGCCCCCTCCGATGCCCGCGAAGTACGTCCACTTTATCCCCCTTCTCACCCTCCTCTGCTTCCTCATCCTCTACCTCTGCTCCCACAATCCCTCTCAGTCTG ATTTGGCTCAGTTCCATGGATTTAAGCGACCGGCGAAGCACATAG ACGAGATTAACGATGTCGATCGATTTATTGATCTCCAAAAAGGCGATGTTTTGGCGATCCGAAGCCTCCGCAATCTGCAAGAGCTCGAAAAACGCTCCCCGAAATCTCGCTCCCACCGAAAACACGCCGATTTCTAG
- the LOC122282755 gene encoding uncharacterized protein LOC122282755, translating to MTLFLPQTFPSIHFTVSYPLHLSKCSSKFRTMSTPRPLIHATIPARDRVIDFGKHKGKMLGTLPSSYLRWVSKNLRARDFEDWAKLADQVLQDPVYRDRIEWELAENLLNGNINDSSLRNESVVSELLEISERFGWDNEDKSGWSKVKFELLGTSKGGRIPRAGKNGGKETDFGLSKGTEQRVVEVSSKGEERRRARRQRLRTKTGAAREEKEVEELGIKKESIINGGFGNRFYGRSDEDNVMIRMQRDRMNGRDGVIMEKNNNPFPGREALLKKVLNHRRSL from the coding sequence ATGACCCTCTTTCTTCCCCAAACTTTTCCTTCAATTCACTTCACTGTTTCTTATCCTCTCCATCTTTCGAAATGCTCTTCCAAATTCAGAACTATGTCAACCCCAAGACCACTCATCCATGCGACAATCCCAGCTAGAGACCGAGTCATAGACTTCGGAAAGCACAAGGGCAAAATGCTCGGAACCCTCCCTTCAAGCTACCTCAGATGGGTCTCCAAGAACCTCCGTGCCCGCGACTTCGAGGACTGGGCAAAGCTAGCCGACCAAGTCCTCCAAGATCCAGTTTACAGAGATCGGATCGAGTGGGAGTTAGCGGAGAATCTACTGAATGGCAACATTAATGATAGTTCTTTAAGAAACGAGAGTGTTGTTTCGGAGTTGTTAGAAATTAGTGAAAGGTTCGGTTGGGATAACGAAGATAAGAGTGGCTGGAGCAAGGTCAAGTTTGAGCTTTTGGGTACCTCTAAAGGCGGTAGAATTCCAAGAGCCGGAAAAAATGGCGGAAAAGAGACAGACTTTGGCTTGAGTAAGGGTACTGAACAAAGGGTGGTTGAGGTTTCATCAAAAGGTGAGGAGAGGAGGAGAGCGAGAAGACAGAGACTGAGGACGAAGACAGGAGCGGCAAGGGAGGAGAAGGAGGTGGAGGAGCTGGGAATTAAGAAGGAGAGCATTATTAATGGTGGGTTTGGAAATAGGTTTTATGGGAGAAGTGATGAAGATAATGTTATGATCAGAATGCAAAGGGATAGAATGAACGGTAGAGATGGGGTGATAATGGAGAAGAATAATAATCCATTTCCTGGACGTGAAgctcttttgaagaaggtgctcAACCATAGAAGAtctttgtaa
- the LOC122282756 gene encoding uncharacterized protein LOC122282756: MVLWEITLATAYFLGLKRTYRLALKIQRKVISPKHPKIRQFLHRRTRAVFNVAVKVHHNIQERDIEVGRNVGNWILRWLDRMKPSAQIRGPCPGEPSDGARSGLRMTKQVDNSNLKPPVENQTSRKQDSGRHLFTSSRNIFPKPFPTISMMVRLPKPAGTMTQCRHFSGMGVLRSDYSRGWSEGGLRKDIMQWMLQN, translated from the exons atggtGTTGTGGGAGATCACGTTGGCTACTGCGTATTTCTTGGGTCTGAAGCGAACGTACAGGCTCGCTCTGAAGATTCAACGCAAGGTCATCAGCCCTAAGCACCCTAAGATCCGCCAGTTTCTTCACAG ACGAACACGCGCTGTGTTTAATGTAGCAGTCAAGGTTCACCATAACATACAAGAGAGGGACATAGAAGTTGGTCGGAATGTCGGGAACTGGATTCTGCGATGGCTTGACCGAATGAAACCATCAGCTCAGATTCGTGGTCCCTGTCCTGGGGAACCCTCTGATGGTGCTAGGTCAGGCTTGAGGATGACAAAGCAGGTGGACAACTCCAATCTGAAACCTCCTGTTGAGAACCAAACATCGAGAAAACAGGATTCTGGAAGGCATCTGTTTACTTCATCGAGAAATATTTTTCCAAAGCCTTTTCCAACCATTTCAATGATGGTGCGGCTACCAAAGCCAGCTGGGACTATGACCCAGTGTAGGCACTTCTCTGGGATGGGAGTTTTAAGATCAGACTATTCAAGAGGTTGGTCGGAGGGAGGTCTTCGGAAAGACATTATGCAGTGGATGCTACAAAACTAA
- the LOC122282758 gene encoding dolichol-phosphate mannose synthase subunit 2 isoform X1, with protein MWIALKATDIKMELADRAVGLLLSFVSLSIFTYYTFWVIILPFVDSDHFIHQYFLPQEYAILIPVFAGMVLLCFLCVFIGFVMLKSKKKKA; from the exons ATGTGGATT GCACTGAAAGCCACAGACATCAAAATGGAATTAGCAGACAGAGCAGTTGGGCTTCTGTTATCTTTTGTCAGCTTATCCATATTCACATATTATACTTTCTGGGTCATCATTCTG CCATTTGTAGACAGTGATCACTTCATCCACCAGTATTTCCTACCACAAGAATATGCTATACTAATACCTGTATTTGCGGGTATGGTACTACTTTGTTTCTTATGTGTATTCATTGGATTCGTGATGCTTAAATCCAAAAAGAAGAAGGCATGA
- the LOC122282758 gene encoding dolichol-phosphate mannose synthase subunit 2 isoform X2 has protein sequence MELADRAVGLLLSFVSLSIFTYYTFWVIILPFVDSDHFIHQYFLPQEYAILIPVFAGMVLLCFLCVFIGFVMLKSKKKKA, from the exons ATGGAATTAGCAGACAGAGCAGTTGGGCTTCTGTTATCTTTTGTCAGCTTATCCATATTCACATATTATACTTTCTGGGTCATCATTCTG CCATTTGTAGACAGTGATCACTTCATCCACCAGTATTTCCTACCACAAGAATATGCTATACTAATACCTGTATTTGCGGGTATGGTACTACTTTGTTTCTTATGTGTATTCATTGGATTCGTGATGCTTAAATCCAAAAAGAAGAAGGCATGA
- the LOC122282757 gene encoding probable calcium-binding protein CML11 — MSNKQPVELDDKQIAELREIFRSFDRNNDGSLTQLELGSLLRSLGLKPSPEQLETLIQKADKNSNGMVEFSEFVELVVPELLPAKSPYTEDQLRQLFGMFDRDGDGFITAAELAHSMAKLGHALTVEELTGMIKEADTDGDGRINFHEFSHAITSAAFDNSWS, encoded by the coding sequence ATGAGCAACAAGCAACCAGTTGAGTTAGACGACAAGCAAATCGCCGAGCTGCGTGAAATCTTTCGTTCTTTTGATCGGAACAATGATGGCAGTCTAACACAACTTGAGCTCGGATCACTCTTACGGTCACTTGGTCTAAAACCAAGCCCGGAACAGCTCGAAACCCTGATTCAAAAGGCTGACAAGAACAGCAACGGAATGGTTGAGTTCTCGGAGTTCGTGGAGCTTGTGGTGCCGGAGCTTCTTCCGGCTAAATCTCCATATACAGAAGACCAGCTAAGGCAGCTGTTTGGGATGTTTGATAGAGATGGAGATGGTTTTATCACGGCTGCCGAGTTGGCTCACTCCATGGCCAAGTTGGGCCATGCACTTACTGTGGAGGAGTTGACGGGGATGATCAAGGAGGCCGATACGGATGGAGATGGGAGGATTAATTTCCACGAGTTCTCACATGCCATAACTTCTGCTGCATTTGATAATTCATGGTCTTGA